Genomic DNA from Lutibacter sp. A80:
CTTTTAAAACTTTTTCATAATCAGGCCAACCTGCATTTACTCTTGTATCTAATTCTGCAAATTGAAGTAGTAGAGGTGTTTTTATTTTTGCAGCTTCTTCATTTGACGGTTGTCCGCCATAAAAAGGTACAGCAGCTTTTAATGTAGGTATTTTAACAGCCATCATATTAGAAATCCAACCTCCAAAACAAAAACCAACAACACCAACTTTACCATTACAGTTTTTATGATTCATTAAATGCTCGTAGGCAGCTATAAAATCTTCAAGCATTTCATCTTTATCTCGTTTTTTTTGTAAAGCCCTTCCGTCATCATCATTTCCAGGATAACCTCCAAGTGGAGAAAGTGCATCTGGAGCTAACGTAATAAATCCATCTAAAGCAGCTCTTCTGCCAACATCTTCAATGTATGGGTTTAAACCTCTGTTTTCATGAACAATAATAATTCCTGGTAATTTACCTTCATTTTCTGAAGGTTTTGATAAGAGTCCTTTAATTTCTCCACCTCCTTTAGGTGATTTGTAGGTAATAAATTCTGAAATTAGTTTAGGGTCGTTTGGTTTAACAGTTATAGTGTCAACATAATTTGGAGATATAAAACTAAGTAACGAAGGTAAAGTAATACCTCCAATTGTATAAATTGATAGTTTTTCTAAAAATTTTCTTCTTTCCAGTTTATTATGTGCATATGCATCATATAAATCGAAAACTTCCTGAGGAATATCCTCTTTTTTTAATTTTTTCATATTTGTAGTTTCTTTAAAATTAAGAAAATACATTTAATAATTAAAAAAAATATTGTTATTAAGTGTTAATTGAGAATTTTATTTAAATATTTTTCTAATGAAGTATATTCAAATTTAAATCCAATATTTTTTACCTTTTCAGAAGAAACTCTGCTGCCTTCTAAAAGAATAACAGCTAATTCACCTAATAGAATTTTTAAAATAAAAGAGGGAGCGTTAGGGAGCCATAAAGGTTTTTTTAAAATTTTTGCACTTAACTTGGTTAATTCATTATTAGTAATATGTTCTGGTGATGCAGCATTATAAACACCCTTAAAGTTTGTGTTTTCAATAGAGGAAACATACATATTGCATAGATCTTCCATTGCAATCCAAGGCATATATTGTTTACCACTACCTAAAGCAGCTCCAAAGCCTAATTTAATAGGTTTTATAATTTTTTTTAAAGCACCACCTTCTTTAGAAAGTACAATACCAGTTCTTAAAATAACCGTTCTAATGTTTAATGAGTTAAATTGAAGCGCTGATTTTTCCCAAAGCACACATACTTTACTTAAAAAATCGTTGTAAGGAGCATCATTTTCATTATATATTTTTTCTGAAGTTATGGCTCCGTAAAAACCAATACCTGATGCTGAAATAAAGCCTTTTAAATTTGGGTTTAATTCTTTTACTTTATTATATATTAAGTTAGTTGATTTAACTCGGCTATCAATTAAATTTTTTTTTCGAGCTGAAGTCCATCGTTTGTCTGCAATACCTGCACCCGCTAAATGGATAATATATTCAGCAGAAATTATTGCTTCTGGATCAATATAATTATTTGTAATATCCCAATAAAATATACTCGGATCAGAGCTTTTTTTTCTACTTAATATTGATACTGAATGGCCTTTAGATTTTAGTAAATTACTTAAGTAACTTCCAATTAAACCACTTCCTCCTGTAATTAAAATTGATGCCATAAAAAAAATCGGTTATTTGTAGCAAAAGGTATTACAAATTAACCGATTTTAAAAATGTTTGGTTGTTATATGGTTTAAACTGTTTGTTTTTCTATAAAATAGGGTTTTACATTCTCCATTCCTTTAGTAATTGCTTCTTTATTTAAAGGTATTAAATTATGGTAACGTTCGGGTAACGATTTTTTTAAACCTTCAATTACATTATTTAAAGCTACAATTGGTTTAATTTTTAAAAATGCACCCATAACAACCATATTGAATATTTTTTTATTACCCATTTCAGTTGCAATTTTGTTTCCTTCGATTTGATAAATATGTATGTCTGTTCTTGAAGGGTGTTGAGATATACCGTTTGGTTCATACAATAAAATTCCACCAGGTTTTACGCACTCTTCAAATTTATCCATACTTTGTTGGTTTAAAATAATGGCAGTGTCAAAAACTTTTAAATATGGAGAACTGATTCTTTCATCGCTTAAAATTACGGTTACATTAGCTGTTCCACCTCTCATTTCTGGTCCGTAAGAAGGCATCCAGCTAACTTCTTGATCTTGCATAATGCCAGAATATGCTAATATTTTACCCATTGATAGTACACCTTGTCCACCAAACCCTGCAATAATAATTTCTTCTGTCATAATTACTTATTTTAAAATTCCGTTTACTTTAATATCACCTAAAGGGAAATATGGAAACATATGTTCTTCCATCCAAATATTAGCTTCGTTTGGTGTCATTTTCCATCCAGAGTTACAATTTGAAACAATTTCAATAAAAGATAGACCTTTTTTTAAACGCGTATTTTCAAAAGCTTTTTTAATAGCTTTTTTAGTTTTTCTTGCGTGTTTATGGGTGTGTACAGCTTGGCGGGTTACATAGTATACGCCTGGTAGATTTGAAATTAATTCAGTTATTTTTAATGGAGATCCCATAGTTTTTATTTCTCTACCATAAGGAGAGGTAGAAGAGTGCATACCTTCTAATGTAGTTGGAGCCATTTGTCCACCAGTCATTCCATAAATTCCATTATTAATAAAAATAATTACAATATTTTCACCTCTATTACACGCGTGAATAGTTTCTGCAGTACCAATTGCAGCTAAATCACCATCTCCTTGGTAGGTGAATACATATTTTTTAGGCCAAGTTCTAGCTATGGCAGTTGCAACTGCAGGAGCACGCCCGTGCGCTGCTTGTGTCATATCAATATTCATAAAATCATATGCTAAAACAGAGCATCCAACCGGAGCAACCCCAATGGTGTTTTCACAAATACCTAACTCATCAATAACTTCCATTGTTAAGTTATGCGCAGTACCGTGTCCGCAACCAGGGCAGTATGACAGAGTAGTATCTGTCATTAATTTTGATTTACAGAATACTTGATTTTCGGGTTTTATAATGTCTAGTACGTTCATTTTATAATTTTTTGTTCTAAAGCTTCTAATACTTCTTCAGGAGTGTGGATAATTCCTCCAGTACGTCCAAAATGTTCTACAGGAACTTTGTGTTCTACTGAAAGTCGTACGTCTTCTACCATTTGACCAGCGTTTAATTCAACGCTTAAAATTCCTTGTACTTGATTCGCTAAATTAAGTAAGACTTTTTTAGGGAATGGAAATAGGGTTATAGGTCTTAATAAACCAGCTTTTATTCCTTTAGCTCTTGCAAGTTGAACTGCTTTTTGAGCAATTCTGGCACTTGAACCATACGCTACAAATAAATATTCAGCATCTTCTGTTTGATATTCTTCATAACGTAAGTCTTCTTGCTCCATGCGTTCATATTTTTTCATTAATCTATGAACTCTTGCTTCCATTTTTTCTGATTGTAAATCTAAAGAAGTGATTATATTTCGTTCACGGGTTTTAGGTTTACCAGTAGTAGCCCAATTACCATTTAGTTTTATAACTTCTTCATCAGTTAAACGTTTTTGTTGGTCTTTAAGATTTACTTTTTCCATCATTTGACCTATTAATCCATCAGAAAGAATTAAAACAGGGGCACGGTATTTAAAAGCAATTTTAAAAGCATCTTCTACAAAATCTGCCATTTCTTGAACAGATGAGGGAGCTAATACATACAATTTATAATCTCCATGTCCGCCTCCTTTTACAGATTGAAAATAATCTGCTTGTGAAGGTTGAATTGTACCTAATCCAGGTCCGCCTCTAACAACATTTACTATTACTGCAGGTAATTCGGCTCCAGCAATATAAGAAATGCCCTCTAATTTTAATGAAATTCCTGGGCTAGAGGAAGAGGTCATTACTTTTTTTCCTGTACTTGCGGCTCCATAAACCATATTAATAGCTGCAAGTTCACTTTCGGCTTGTAATACAACCATTCCCGTTCTTTGTTCAGGGCGTTCTGTCATTAAATATTCTATAACTTCAGATTGTGGGGTAATAGGGTAGCCAAAATAAGCATCAACTCCAGCTCTAATTGCTGCTTCTGCTAATGCTTCATTTCCTTTCATTAACTTTAATTCAGACATAATTTTAATTTGTTTTTTATGCGGAAACTTTAACTCTATATACAGATATGGCTCTATCTGGGCAAACTACTGCGCAATTAGTGCATCCTGTACAAGCTTCTGGGTTTTTCATATAAGCAAAATGATATCCTTTTCTATTTACTGATGAAGACATGCCAATAACATCTTCTTTGCATACAGGCATACAAACTTCGCAACCTTTGCACGCTTCTGTGTCAACTACAATTGCTCCTTTAACTTTTGCCATTTTAATAAAATATTAGATGAATATTAACTTATAATTCTGATATTCTCAAAGTTATGGTTAATTTTTTATAAAAAGTATGATATTTATCAATTTGATGATACTTATCATGTTTGTTTTAAATGTTTTTTAATCAAAAAAACACCCGTAAAGGTGTTTTAATTGATAATTTATAAGGATGTATTAGGTTATATTTAATACAGATTTTTGAATTTTGAAGGGTTTGCTTCTTGCATAATGCTATAAATTCTTTCAAAAATATCTTCTGCATTTGGTTTAGAAAAATAATCACCATCAGTACCATAGGCAGGTCTATGTGCTTTAGCAGTTAATGTTGATGGTTTACTATCTAAATATTGATAGGCATTTTGTTTGTTTAAAATTTCATTTAGTAAATAAGCTGAAGCTCCTCCAGGTACATCTTCATCAATAATAATAAGTCTATTTGTTTTTTGAACGCTTTTTACAACATCATGATTAATGTCGAAAGGAAGTA
This window encodes:
- a CDS encoding dienelactone hydrolase family protein, with translation MKKLKKEDIPQEVFDLYDAYAHNKLERRKFLEKLSIYTIGGITLPSLLSFISPNYVDTITVKPNDPKLISEFITYKSPKGGGEIKGLLSKPSENEGKLPGIIIVHENRGLNPYIEDVGRRAALDGFITLAPDALSPLGGYPGNDDDGRALQKKRDKDEMLEDFIAAYEHLMNHKNCNGKVGVVGFCFGGWISNMMAVKIPTLKAAVPFYGGQPSNEEAAKIKTPLLLQFAELDTRVNAGWPDYEKVLKENSIEHTAYFYEKTNHGFHNNTTPRYDEAAATLAWTRTIDFFKKKLI
- a CDS encoding TIGR01777 family oxidoreductase, which encodes MASILITGGSGLIGSYLSNLLKSKGHSVSILSRKKSSDPSIFYWDITNNYIDPEAIISAEYIIHLAGAGIADKRWTSARKKNLIDSRVKSTNLIYNKVKELNPNLKGFISASGIGFYGAITSEKIYNENDAPYNDFLSKVCVLWEKSALQFNSLNIRTVILRTGIVLSKEGGALKKIIKPIKLGFGAALGSGKQYMPWIAMEDLCNMYVSSIENTNFKGVYNAASPEHITNNELTKLSAKILKKPLWLPNAPSFILKILLGELAVILLEGSRVSSEKVKNIGFKFEYTSLEKYLNKILN
- a CDS encoding 2-oxoacid:acceptor oxidoreductase family protein yields the protein MTEEIIIAGFGGQGVLSMGKILAYSGIMQDQEVSWMPSYGPEMRGGTANVTVILSDERISSPYLKVFDTAIILNQQSMDKFEECVKPGGILLYEPNGISQHPSRTDIHIYQIEGNKIATEMGNKKIFNMVVMGAFLKIKPIVALNNVIEGLKKSLPERYHNLIPLNKEAITKGMENVKPYFIEKQTV
- a CDS encoding thiamine pyrophosphate-dependent enzyme, with amino-acid sequence MNVLDIIKPENQVFCKSKLMTDTTLSYCPGCGHGTAHNLTMEVIDELGICENTIGVAPVGCSVLAYDFMNIDMTQAAHGRAPAVATAIARTWPKKYVFTYQGDGDLAAIGTAETIHACNRGENIVIIFINNGIYGMTGGQMAPTTLEGMHSSTSPYGREIKTMGSPLKITELISNLPGVYYVTRQAVHTHKHARKTKKAIKKAFENTRLKKGLSFIEIVSNCNSGWKMTPNEANIWMEEHMFPYFPLGDIKVNGILK
- a CDS encoding 3-methyl-2-oxobutanoate dehydrogenase subunit VorB → MSELKLMKGNEALAEAAIRAGVDAYFGYPITPQSEVIEYLMTERPEQRTGMVVLQAESELAAINMVYGAASTGKKVMTSSSSPGISLKLEGISYIAGAELPAVIVNVVRGGPGLGTIQPSQADYFQSVKGGGHGDYKLYVLAPSSVQEMADFVEDAFKIAFKYRAPVLILSDGLIGQMMEKVNLKDQQKRLTDEEVIKLNGNWATTGKPKTRERNIITSLDLQSEKMEARVHRLMKKYERMEQEDLRYEEYQTEDAEYLFVAYGSSARIAQKAVQLARAKGIKAGLLRPITLFPFPKKVLLNLANQVQGILSVELNAGQMVEDVRLSVEHKVPVEHFGRTGGIIHTPEEVLEALEQKIIK
- a CDS encoding ferredoxin family protein encodes the protein MAKVKGAIVVDTEACKGCEVCMPVCKEDVIGMSSSVNRKGYHFAYMKNPEACTGCTNCAVVCPDRAISVYRVKVSA